In Nocardia sp. NBC_00403, one DNA window encodes the following:
- a CDS encoding zinc ribbon domain-containing protein, translating to MNVEPPIQAKLLQLAAVDAELTRIAHRRTVLPEQQEVARLEVERNAHKDAAVAVEIVLDDLDRDIRKLEGEVEAVRKREERDQGMLTAGSVGAKQLSEIQHELGSLERRRSVLEDELLEVMERREASAADHEHAGARLDKTEQDLADAQRLRDEALADLDVAQGRCEGDRSGLVGLFPADLLSIYDRQRTQHGVGAALLQARRCGACRIELDRGEIARIAKAAPDAIVRCPECGAVMVRTKESGL from the coding sequence TTGAATGTCGAACCCCCGATCCAGGCCAAGCTGCTGCAGCTCGCCGCTGTCGACGCCGAACTGACGCGGATTGCGCATCGGCGCACCGTGCTGCCCGAGCAGCAGGAGGTGGCGCGGCTGGAGGTGGAGCGCAATGCTCACAAGGATGCCGCGGTGGCTGTGGAGATCGTGTTGGACGATCTCGATCGCGATATCCGCAAGCTGGAGGGTGAGGTCGAGGCGGTTCGCAAGCGTGAGGAGCGCGACCAGGGGATGCTGACCGCTGGTTCGGTGGGTGCCAAGCAGCTTTCGGAGATCCAGCATGAGCTGGGCAGTTTGGAGCGGCGCCGGTCGGTGCTGGAGGACGAGCTGCTCGAGGTGATGGAGCGCCGCGAGGCGTCCGCCGCCGACCACGAGCATGCGGGTGCGCGCCTGGACAAGACCGAGCAGGATCTGGCCGACGCACAGCGGCTGCGGGACGAGGCACTCGCGGATCTCGATGTGGCGCAAGGCCGTTGCGAGGGCGATCGGTCGGGTCTTGTCGGGTTGTTCCCTGCTGATCTGCTGAGCATCTACGACCGTCAGCGCACCCAGCACGGTGTCGGCGCGGCGCTGCTGCAAGCTCGCCGGTGTGGGGCCTGCCGGATCGAGCTGGACCGCGGTGAGATCGCGCGCATCGCGAAGGCCGCGCCCGACGCGATCGTGCGTTGCCCGGAATGCGGCGCGGTGATGGTGCGCACCAAGGAATCGGGCCTGTGA
- a CDS encoding Nif3-like dinuclear metal center hexameric protein, producing MVTTLADVIGVLDSAYPPKLAESWDSVGLVCGDPAEEVTRVLFAVDATAAVVDEAIDWRAQALVVHHPLLLRGVDTVAADTPKGALLHRLIRSGCALFSAHTNADSADPGVSDALASAIGLTVTGPLDAKPDTAVDNWVVQVPRSHTDAVLAALFAAGAGGNDSYRDCALRVPGIGQFRPVAGANPAVGSLGELQQVEEDRVEVIAPPAARAAILAALRAAHPYEDPAYHVSERAPLPSGLGIGRVGMLPEPESLRAFTARVAAALPATVWGVRAAGDPDRMIHTVAVCGGAGDSYLNTAARLGVDAYVTSDLRHHPVDEHLRRGGPALVDAAHWATEFPWCAQAEAVVRAALPDLETRVSTMRTDPWTVCATA from the coding sequence ATGGTGACGACGCTGGCGGACGTGATCGGAGTACTCGATTCGGCGTATCCGCCGAAGCTGGCCGAGTCGTGGGACTCGGTCGGGTTGGTGTGTGGAGACCCTGCCGAGGAGGTGACCCGGGTGCTGTTCGCTGTCGACGCGACGGCCGCGGTTGTCGATGAGGCGATCGATTGGCGGGCACAGGCTTTGGTGGTGCACCATCCGTTGCTACTGCGTGGTGTGGACACCGTTGCCGCCGACACTCCGAAAGGTGCGTTACTGCATCGCCTGATCCGGTCCGGCTGTGCGTTGTTCAGTGCGCACACCAACGCCGACTCCGCCGATCCCGGTGTCTCCGATGCGCTGGCTTCGGCGATCGGCTTGACCGTCACCGGCCCACTGGACGCGAAACCGGACACCGCCGTGGACAACTGGGTGGTGCAGGTGCCGCGCTCGCATACCGATGCGGTGCTCGCAGCATTGTTCGCCGCAGGTGCGGGTGGCAACGACTCCTACCGGGACTGTGCGCTGCGGGTGCCGGGGATCGGCCAGTTCCGGCCGGTGGCGGGGGCGAATCCGGCGGTCGGTTCGCTCGGTGAGCTGCAGCAGGTCGAGGAGGACCGCGTCGAGGTGATCGCACCGCCCGCCGCCCGCGCCGCGATTCTTGCGGCACTGCGCGCCGCGCATCCTTATGAGGACCCCGCCTATCACGTCAGCGAGCGTGCGCCGCTGCCTTCCGGGCTCGGTATCGGCCGGGTCGGTATGCTGCCGGAGCCGGAATCGTTGCGCGCCTTCACCGCTCGGGTCGCCGCCGCTCTACCTGCCACTGTCTGGGGTGTCCGCGCCGCAGGCGACCCCGACCGCATGATCCACACGGTCGCCGTCTGCGGCGGCGCGGGCGACTCCTACCTGAACACCGCAGCACGCCTGGGCGTAGACGCCTACGTCACCTCCGACCTGCGCCACCACCCGGTCGACGAACACCTGCGCAGGGGCGGCCCCGCCCTCGTGGATGCGGCCCACTGGGCCACCGAATTCCCCTGGTGTGCGCAAGCTGAGGCGGTGGTGCGCGCCGCGTTGCCGGATCTCGAAACCCGGGTATCGACGATGCGTACCGACCCGTGGACGGTGTGCGCCACCGCCTGA
- the cobC gene encoding Rv2231c family pyridoxal phosphate-dependent protein CobC: protein MPEDSVDHAKLRHHGDVDARPGMLDFAVNVQGSAPPDWLRRRLAARLDSLGRYPSAAEDLAARSAVALRHGRPPEQVLLLAGAAEGFAMLPRLAPGLAAVIHPSFTEPELALRDAGVPVTRVLLEPPYLLNPASVPEVADLVVLGNPTNPTSVLHPAEVIRALHRPGRTIVVDEAFADAVPGETESLASSAASDVLVLRSLTKTWALAGLRCGYFLGAPELLARLNHGRPHWPLGTLQLEAITATAAPFAVAQAQDRARALVVERELMIERLTAAGIEVHTPAAGPFLLLHVADGELLRKHLADQGIAVRRADTFPGLGPDYLRVAVRGTEEVGRLIAGIRAAGW from the coding sequence GTGCCCGAGGACAGCGTCGATCACGCGAAACTGCGCCACCACGGCGACGTGGACGCGCGCCCGGGCATGCTCGATTTCGCGGTGAACGTGCAGGGCAGCGCGCCGCCGGACTGGCTGCGCCGCCGGCTGGCCGCACGGCTGGACTCGCTGGGCCGCTATCCGAGCGCTGCCGAGGATCTCGCGGCAAGGTCGGCGGTGGCCCTGCGCCACGGTCGCCCGCCGGAGCAGGTGTTGTTGCTGGCGGGTGCGGCCGAGGGCTTCGCCATGCTGCCCCGGCTCGCGCCCGGACTTGCCGCGGTGATCCATCCCTCGTTCACCGAGCCCGAGCTGGCGTTGCGTGACGCGGGCGTTCCGGTCACCCGGGTCCTGCTCGAGCCGCCGTATCTGCTGAACCCGGCCTCGGTGCCCGAAGTGGCGGACCTGGTGGTCCTCGGCAATCCGACCAATCCGACCTCGGTGCTGCATCCCGCCGAAGTGATCCGCGCCTTGCACAGGCCCGGCCGGACCATTGTGGTCGACGAAGCCTTCGCCGACGCGGTGCCGGGAGAGACCGAATCGCTGGCGAGCTCCGCCGCATCCGATGTCCTCGTGCTGCGCAGCCTCACCAAGACCTGGGCGTTGGCGGGCCTGCGTTGTGGCTACTTCCTCGGCGCACCAGAACTGCTCGCCCGGCTGAATCACGGCCGCCCGCACTGGCCGCTCGGCACCCTGCAGCTCGAGGCCATCACCGCCACCGCCGCGCCGTTCGCGGTCGCCCAGGCACAAGACCGGGCCCGGGCACTCGTGGTCGAACGAGAATTGATGATCGAACGGCTGACAGCAGCGGGCATCGAGGTCCACACACCCGCCGCCGGGCCGTTTCTGCTGCTGCACGTCGCGGACGGCGAGTTGCTGCGAAAGCATCTGGCGGACCAGGGGATCGCAGTCCGCCGCGCCGACACTTTCCCCGGCCTCGGTCCCGACTATCTTCGTGTCGCAGTGCGTGGCACCGAAGAGGTGGGTCGGCTGATCGCCGGAATCCGCGCGGCGGGCTGGTGA